A stretch of the Bdellovibrio sp. 22V genome encodes the following:
- a CDS encoding dihydrofolate reductase family protein — protein MREIVTSAFMSIDGVIQAPGGPDEDPSGGFKFGGWVAPHWDDTLGASLDEIFSSPFDLLLGRKTYDIFAAYWPYIGKSPSESKVEDMNSEIAKRFNACNKFVATHRPESLTWQNSHWLGKDTVATLQELKKGNGPILLTQGSGDFIQTLLRNDLVDQIRLYIFPITLGKGKRLFADGTQPGEFELTNSSVSPTGVLIANYRRAGEVKTGSFATEEPSAAELERRRNLK, from the coding sequence GTGAGAGAAATCGTAACTTCGGCATTCATGAGTATTGACGGTGTTATTCAAGCGCCCGGCGGTCCCGATGAAGACCCATCAGGTGGTTTCAAGTTCGGTGGATGGGTGGCGCCTCATTGGGATGATACGCTCGGCGCTTCTCTGGACGAAATCTTCTCTTCACCTTTCGATCTTCTACTTGGGCGCAAAACCTACGACATCTTTGCGGCTTACTGGCCTTATATTGGAAAAAGCCCCAGCGAAAGCAAGGTCGAAGACATGAATTCGGAAATCGCCAAGCGTTTCAATGCGTGCAATAAATTTGTGGCGACACATCGACCTGAGTCTTTGACGTGGCAAAACAGCCATTGGCTCGGGAAAGATACAGTTGCAACCTTGCAAGAACTCAAGAAGGGAAACGGCCCGATACTGCTCACTCAAGGGTCCGGCGACTTTATTCAAACATTGCTTCGAAACGATCTTGTTGACCAAATTCGCCTTTATATTTTTCCGATCACGCTCGGCAAAGGGAAGCGCCTTTTCGCTGACGGGACTCAGCCAGGGGAGTTCGAGCTTACAAACTCCTCTGTTTCCCCTACGGGAGTGTTGATTGCAAATTACCGCCGCGCAGGCGAAGTCAAGACGGGATCTTTCGCAACGGAAGAACCGAGTGCGGCTGAATTAGAGCGACGAAGGAATCTCAAATAG
- a CDS encoding GNAT family N-acetyltransferase, whose protein sequence is MEKIPTFETERLILREVRYEDIPSYEKYFIDYEVISHLSAAVPWPYPQNGVRQFLEEMIFPHLGIDQWLWGIFEKKNPQELIGTVHLWRQGRPEHRGFWLGKPFWGKGYMTEAVGPVMDYAFNELGFEKLVFANARGNQKSRRVKEKTGARLIGVKPTKFVSPEYTESEVWELTKSEWLARQSK, encoded by the coding sequence ATGGAAAAAATCCCCACCTTCGAAACAGAAAGACTGATCCTTCGTGAAGTTCGATATGAAGACATTCCTTCCTACGAAAAGTATTTCATAGACTACGAAGTCATCAGTCATCTTTCTGCGGCGGTGCCGTGGCCTTATCCACAGAATGGCGTGCGCCAGTTTTTAGAAGAAATGATTTTTCCGCATCTAGGTATAGATCAATGGCTCTGGGGGATTTTCGAAAAGAAGAACCCCCAGGAGCTTATCGGGACCGTTCATCTTTGGCGTCAAGGTCGACCTGAACATCGCGGCTTCTGGCTGGGAAAACCGTTTTGGGGAAAAGGCTACATGACAGAAGCGGTTGGGCCTGTGATGGACTATGCTTTTAATGAATTGGGTTTCGAAAAGCTTGTCTTCGCAAATGCACGCGGCAATCAGAAGTCGCGTCGAGTGAAAGAAAAAACCGGCGCACGACTTATCGGCGTTAAACCCACGAAGTTTGTAAGTCCTGAATACACCGAGAGCGAAGTATGGGAATTAACGAAATCAGAATGGCTGGCTCGACAAAGTAAGTAG
- a CDS encoding DUF6496 domain-containing protein, which produces MPEKATIERAKKKARKGQAPSTQAGEFVKEEIDKVRRGEHGVRSMKQAVAIGLSEARKAGVDIPENPNVKPKTTRKKASRKPSSETSAKRSRATLKALKKEPTSTVSPKEVSKFAKQTAKKRGPAARQAAAAKAVRTKGAAGLKRAAQKAAHTRHSHAH; this is translated from the coding sequence ATGCCTGAAAAAGCAACCATCGAGAGAGCGAAGAAAAAAGCAAGAAAAGGACAAGCTCCGTCAACACAAGCCGGGGAGTTTGTGAAAGAAGAGATTGATAAAGTTCGTCGAGGCGAGCATGGAGTTCGTTCTATGAAACAAGCCGTGGCCATAGGTTTGTCGGAAGCGCGAAAAGCCGGCGTTGATATTCCAGAGAATCCTAATGTGAAACCTAAGACAACTCGTAAGAAAGCTTCTCGCAAACCCTCTTCGGAAACTTCGGCGAAAAGAAGCCGAGCGACTTTAAAGGCTCTGAAAAAAGAACCGACTTCCACAGTGTCACCAAAAGAAGTTTCCAAGTTCGCGAAGCAAACGGCGAAAAAACGGGGACCGGCTGCACGTCAGGCGGCCGCAGCGAAAGCGGTGCGAACAAAGGGAGCTGCGGGACTGAAACGAGCTGCGCAAAAGGCCGCACACACAAGACATTCTCACGCACACTAG
- a CDS encoding SRPBCC family protein gives MAGTVQLHRVLAAPPERVFRALTNPDAMVKWLPPHGFIAKMHEIDFRVGGGYRMSFTNLTTNQSQSFGGKYTEIKPNELLKYTDKFDDPNLPGEMHVVVSLRKVMGGTELKITQDGIPDAIPVEMCYLGWQQSLQLLTQLVEPEINEM, from the coding sequence ATGGCAGGCACAGTTCAATTACACAGAGTTTTGGCGGCTCCGCCGGAAAGAGTTTTTAGAGCTTTGACGAATCCCGATGCGATGGTGAAGTGGCTTCCTCCTCATGGTTTTATCGCAAAAATGCATGAGATCGACTTTCGCGTTGGTGGTGGCTATAGAATGTCTTTCACGAATCTGACGACGAATCAAAGTCAGTCCTTCGGTGGCAAGTACACGGAGATCAAACCGAATGAGCTGCTCAAGTATACAGATAAGTTTGATGATCCGAATCTGCCTGGCGAAATGCACGTGGTGGTTTCTCTTCGCAAAGTCATGGGCGGCACCGAACTAAAAATTACTCAAGACGGTATTCCTGACGCGATTCCGGTAGAGATGTGTTATCTCGGCTGGCAGCAGTCTCTTCAATTGCTTACTCAGCTTGTAGAACCCGAGATCAATGAAATGTGA
- a CDS encoding helix-turn-helix domain-containing protein, with protein MKANSINKTLDIGEVVRLTGVPPSTLRYYEEKGLIRSTGRHGLRRLFNSHVLQQLEFIALGRHAGLSLEDIASMFTPEGKLQVNRGFLFEKADEMEKSIRKLTAVRNTLLHVAKCSAQNHMECPQFQRLLRVAGKRKVPTGKKV; from the coding sequence ATGAAAGCGAATTCTATAAATAAAACGCTCGACATCGGAGAGGTTGTTCGCCTGACAGGTGTGCCTCCATCGACGCTTCGCTATTATGAAGAGAAGGGTTTGATCCGATCAACAGGGCGTCATGGTCTTAGAAGGTTATTCAACTCTCATGTCTTACAACAACTGGAGTTCATCGCATTGGGAAGACATGCGGGACTGAGTCTAGAAGATATTGCCTCGATGTTTACTCCCGAAGGCAAACTTCAAGTGAATAGAGGGTTTTTATTTGAGAAAGCCGATGAGATGGAAAAAAGCATTCGCAAACTCACGGCAGTTCGTAATACTCTACTCCATGTGGCAAAGTGCTCGGCACAGAATCATATGGAGTGTCCTCAGTTTCAGCGCTTACTCCGAGTTGCCGGGAAAAGAAAAGTTCCTACTGGCAAGAAAGTCTAA